In one window of Tenacibaculum mesophilum DNA:
- a CDS encoding GreA/GreB family elongation factor, whose protein sequence is MNIKEELYKQCELYVNKRLQTVEETISSHQKALQSETKSSAGDKHETGRAMLQLEMEKASQQLSGIAQMKETLAKINIDTTSKIAHLGSVVITTSTINYFISVSVGLLTFENKKYFAISPSSPIGKLILGKKEGESFEFNGLKSVIREIF, encoded by the coding sequence TGTAAATAAACGTTTACAAACTGTAGAAGAAACAATTTCTTCTCATCAAAAAGCATTACAATCTGAAACAAAAAGTTCTGCAGGAGATAAACATGAAACCGGTAGGGCAATGCTACAGTTAGAAATGGAAAAAGCGAGTCAGCAACTTAGTGGAATTGCTCAAATGAAAGAAACACTTGCTAAAATTAATATAGATACAACTTCAAAAATTGCTCATTTAGGCAGTGTAGTTATAACCACCTCAACTATAAACTATTTTATTAGTGTGAGTGTAGGATTGTTAACTTTTGAAAATAAAAAATACTTTGCAATATCTCCATCTTCACCCATAGGAAAGTTAATTTTAGGTAAAAAGGAAGGAGAATCTTTTGAGTTCAATGGATTAAAAAGTGTCATTAGAGAAATTTTTTAA
- a CDS encoding ABC transporter ATP-binding protein, which yields MLQVNNISFTYPSKEKTLENIHFTLQKGEHLCVMGESGCGKSTLLKIVYGLLDVDKGNLYWNDIQILGPEHYLVPGMEFFKYVAQDFDLMPFTSVSENIKKFLSRFYPKEAEERTQELLEVIEMTELANEKVKNLSGGQQQRVAIARALAKEPELLLLDEPFSQIDNFKKNSLRRRLFAYLKKKNIACIVATHDGNDALSFADTMMVIRNNQIIAHDSPANLYKNPKEKYVASLFDDVNELTINKQTLLLYPNLLEITKKPSKLEGTVLKSYFKGGYWLIEVAYNNQSIFINHFENIEHKKTVSFKLKETV from the coding sequence ATGCTACAAGTAAATAATATTTCATTCACTTATCCATCTAAAGAAAAAACCTTAGAAAACATCCATTTTACACTTCAAAAAGGTGAGCACTTGTGTGTAATGGGTGAAAGCGGTTGTGGAAAATCTACACTTTTAAAAATTGTATATGGTTTACTAGATGTTGATAAAGGGAACTTATATTGGAATGATATTCAAATTTTAGGACCTGAACACTATTTAGTTCCTGGAATGGAGTTTTTCAAATATGTAGCGCAAGATTTTGACTTAATGCCTTTCACATCTGTAAGTGAAAATATTAAAAAGTTCTTGTCACGATTTTACCCTAAAGAAGCTGAAGAAAGAACACAAGAACTTCTGGAAGTTATTGAAATGACTGAATTAGCGAACGAAAAAGTTAAAAACTTAAGTGGTGGACAGCAACAAAGAGTAGCCATTGCTAGAGCGTTGGCTAAAGAACCAGAATTATTATTGTTAGACGAACCTTTCAGTCAAATAGACAACTTTAAAAAGAACTCATTAAGAAGACGATTGTTTGCTTATTTAAAAAAGAAAAATATTGCCTGTATTGTTGCTACGCACGATGGAAATGATGCTCTTTCTTTTGCTGATACCATGATGGTAATCCGCAACAACCAAATCATTGCGCATGACAGTCCAGCAAACTTATATAAAAACCCAAAAGAAAAGTATGTTGCTTCTTTATTTGATGATGTAAACGAACTTACCATAAATAAACAAACATTATTACTATATCCTAACTTACTTGAGATTACCAAAAAACCATCAAAACTAGAAGGAACTGTATTGAAATCTTATTTTAAGGGGGGGTATTGGCTAATAGAAGTTGCTTATAACAACCAATCCATTTTTATAAACCACTTTGAAAATATTGAGCATAAAAAAACAGTCTCATTTAAGTTAAAAGAGACTGTTTAA
- a CDS encoding RNA polymerase sigma factor: protein MNQETENKKKLKAFFDKEYGALKSYVGTKIKQSIHQDAEDIIQEVALKLFSGVNGNSPINNVASFVYRSLKNKIIDNLRRKKYEASASDIDEIKLIEFTEVLYGTPDNTYSEVMKKELELRIMNLKPVYKEIIIAIDFEGYTYNELSEELKVPVGTLMSRRHRALGILLRKIENKK, encoded by the coding sequence ATGAACCAAGAAACGGAAAATAAAAAGAAATTAAAAGCCTTTTTTGATAAAGAATATGGTGCCCTTAAGTCTTATGTTGGAACTAAAATTAAACAAAGTATTCATCAAGATGCAGAAGATATTATTCAAGAAGTTGCTTTAAAATTGTTTTCTGGAGTTAATGGAAATTCACCTATAAACAATGTAGCTAGCTTTGTTTACAGGTCTCTAAAAAATAAAATCATTGATAATTTAAGAAGAAAGAAATACGAAGCTTCAGCTTCAGATATTGATGAAATAAAACTGATTGAATTTACAGAGGTTTTATATGGTACTCCTGATAATACGTACTCTGAAGTAATGAAAAAGGAACTAGAATTAAGAATAATGAACCTTAAACCTGTATATAAAGAAATAATTATAGCTATTGATTTTGAAGGGTACACATACAATGAACTATCGGAGGAACTTAAAGTACCTGTTGGAACATTAATGTCAAGAAGACATCGAGCATTAGGAATATTACTTAGAAAAATTGAAAACAAAAAATAA
- the rimK gene encoding 30S ribosomal protein S6--L-glutamate ligase, translating into MKIVVLSRNPKLYSTKHLVEAGEKRGHEMVVLDHTKCDLIIEKRKPAIVYNHELVTDVDAIIPRIGASVTFYGTAVVRQFEMMKVFSAVESQALVRSRDKLSSLQVLSRANLGLPKTVFTNYSKDTSEIIKKVGGAPLIVKLLEGTQGLGVVLAETKKAAESVIEAFNGLQARVIVQEYIKEAKGADIRVFVVDGVVVGAMKRQGKEGEFRSNLHRGGTSEIIELTDEEENAALKAVKAMKLGIAGVDMLQSDRGPLILEVNSSPGLEGIEKATGKDIAKSIIRYVERSA; encoded by the coding sequence ATGAAAATTGTTGTTCTTTCTAGAAACCCTAAATTATATTCAACCAAACACTTAGTAGAAGCAGGCGAAAAAAGAGGACATGAAATGGTCGTATTAGACCATACCAAATGTGATCTTATTATCGAAAAAAGAAAGCCTGCGATAGTATACAATCATGAGCTTGTAACCGATGTTGACGCTATTATTCCTCGTATTGGTGCTTCAGTTACTTTTTATGGTACCGCAGTTGTACGTCAATTCGAAATGATGAAAGTATTTTCTGCTGTAGAGTCTCAAGCTTTGGTACGCTCTAGAGATAAACTAAGTAGTTTACAAGTACTTTCAAGAGCAAATTTAGGACTTCCAAAAACGGTTTTCACCAATTATTCAAAAGATACTTCAGAAATTATAAAAAAAGTAGGTGGAGCTCCTTTAATTGTTAAACTTTTAGAAGGAACACAAGGCTTAGGTGTTGTGTTAGCAGAAACCAAAAAAGCCGCAGAATCTGTTATAGAAGCTTTTAATGGTTTGCAAGCTCGTGTAATTGTTCAAGAATATATTAAAGAAGCTAAAGGTGCTGATATTCGTGTTTTTGTGGTAGATGGTGTTGTTGTTGGAGCTATGAAGCGTCAAGGAAAAGAAGGTGAATTTAGATCCAACCTACATAGGGGAGGAACTTCAGAAATTATAGAATTAACTGATGAAGAAGAAAACGCTGCTTTAAAAGCTGTAAAAGCAATGAAATTAGGTATCGCCGGTGTAGACATGTTACAGTCTGATAGAGGTCCTTTGATTTTAGAAGTTAATTCTTCTCCTGGTTTAGAGGGCATTGAAAAAGCCACTGGAAAAGATATAGCAAAAAGTATTATACGTTACGTAGAAAGAAGTGCTTAA
- a CDS encoding ATP-dependent zinc protease family protein — protein MRLIGRIEKISFLNWEIEDLPVKIDTGAYTSAIHCKHIEEKDGVLEFILLCPKTEKYNNKLLQTTKYKVKSIRSSNGNKQKRYVVSTSAIFYGKKYKIKLSLSDRGKMNYPVLIGRKFLNKKFIVDVSQKNITSKEI, from the coding sequence ATGAGACTAATTGGAAGGATTGAAAAAATATCCTTTTTAAACTGGGAAATAGAAGATTTACCTGTAAAAATTGATACAGGAGCCTATACTTCTGCAATACATTGTAAACATATTGAAGAAAAAGACGGAGTATTAGAGTTTATATTACTCTGCCCAAAAACAGAAAAATATAATAATAAATTGCTCCAAACAACAAAGTATAAAGTTAAAAGCATAAGAAGCTCAAACGGAAATAAACAAAAAAGATATGTTGTTTCTACATCCGCTATTTTTTATGGAAAAAAATATAAAATAAAACTATCACTATCAGATAGAGGTAAAATGAATTATCCAGTATTAATTGGTAGAAAATTTTTAAACAAAAAATTTATTGTGGACGTTTCACAAAAAAACATCACATCAAAAGAAATATAA
- a CDS encoding M13 family metallopeptidase, which produces MKTIHKMLFTTAVASLGVIACKTDKKPEEKVQAIVLENMDTSVKPTDDFFRYVNGSWIDNTEIPADETSWGGFNQLRKTTTKDVLAILNKAIEEGNFPKIKDAEGNEIDSDQEKAVNYYETIMDTVARNKAGKAPVQPFLEKIEEIKDLNDVQTFITNMAPYGGAGFYGFGVFNDLKNSSMNAGYMGAGGLGLSRDYYVDEKVKDKLEKYEVFVAKMLQEFGDDEATAKKNAATIVAFEKSLAEPRMTKEERRDTRKIYNPMTLAELAELAPVIDWEAHLKGIGVDLEGLDGSKGLEKIIVTDPGYFKAMNEVLKNSPIETVKLSLRWNAINNSLGLLSTDLEKANWEFYSKEMRGAKQQRPRDERALANLNGAIGEALGKLYVDEKFPPEAKQKAKEMIDNVMLGFEKRIAQLPWMSAETKEKALEKLHKLTVKIAYPDKWKDYSTLLVKGLDEGGTYFDNAVNVRKWNFEKDMAKLGKEVDRTEWGMSPQTVNAYFNPVNNEIVFPAAILQPPFYNYKADEAVNYGGIGAVIGHEISHSFDDSGARFDGDGNLKNWWTEEDSEKFKEAGSKLIKQFSDIVAIDSMNLNGEFTLGENIGDLGGVQAAYEGLQIFLEKNGRPEKIDGFTPEQRFFLSWGTIWRTKMRDEALKNRIMTDTHAPGMYRAYMPLKNVDAFYEAFDVKEGDKMYLKPEDRVRIW; this is translated from the coding sequence ATGAAAACCATTCACAAAATGCTGTTTACTACTGCCGTTGCTTCTTTAGGAGTTATTGCATGTAAAACAGATAAAAAGCCTGAAGAAAAAGTACAGGCAATTGTTTTAGAAAACATGGATACTTCGGTTAAGCCTACCGATGATTTCTTTAGATATGTTAACGGTTCTTGGATTGATAACACTGAAATTCCTGCTGATGAAACTTCTTGGGGAGGATTTAATCAATTAAGAAAAACCACTACCAAAGATGTATTAGCTATCTTAAACAAGGCTATTGAAGAAGGTAACTTCCCAAAAATAAAAGATGCTGAAGGAAACGAAATAGATTCTGATCAAGAAAAAGCGGTAAACTACTACGAAACCATCATGGATACCGTAGCTAGAAATAAAGCGGGTAAAGCACCTGTACAACCTTTTCTTGAAAAAATTGAAGAAATTAAAGACTTAAACGACGTACAAACTTTCATTACCAATATGGCTCCTTATGGAGGTGCTGGTTTTTATGGTTTTGGAGTGTTTAACGACCTTAAGAACAGTAGTATGAATGCGGGTTACATGGGAGCTGGCGGACTTGGTTTATCAAGAGATTACTACGTAGATGAAAAGGTAAAAGACAAGCTTGAAAAATATGAGGTGTTTGTAGCTAAAATGTTGCAAGAGTTTGGTGATGATGAAGCTACAGCTAAAAAGAATGCAGCAACTATTGTTGCTTTTGAAAAGAGTTTAGCTGAACCTAGAATGACAAAAGAAGAGCGTAGAGATACACGTAAAATTTACAACCCAATGACCCTTGCTGAATTAGCTGAATTGGCTCCTGTAATTGATTGGGAAGCTCATTTAAAAGGAATTGGTGTTGATCTTGAAGGATTAGATGGTTCTAAAGGTCTTGAAAAGATTATTGTTACAGATCCAGGATATTTCAAAGCAATGAATGAAGTACTTAAAAATAGTCCTATTGAAACAGTTAAATTATCATTACGTTGGAATGCTATTAACAACTCATTAGGTTTATTATCTACTGATTTAGAAAAAGCTAACTGGGAATTCTACAGTAAAGAAATGCGTGGAGCTAAACAACAACGTCCAAGAGACGAACGTGCTTTAGCTAATTTAAATGGAGCTATTGGCGAAGCTTTAGGTAAGTTATATGTAGATGAGAAATTTCCACCAGAAGCGAAGCAAAAAGCTAAGGAAATGATTGATAACGTAATGTTAGGTTTTGAAAAACGTATTGCGCAATTACCTTGGATGAGTGCTGAAACTAAAGAAAAAGCATTAGAAAAATTACACAAATTAACTGTTAAAATTGCATATCCTGATAAATGGAAAGACTACTCAACTTTACTTGTTAAAGGATTAGATGAGGGAGGTACCTATTTTGACAACGCCGTTAATGTTCGTAAGTGGAACTTTGAAAAAGATATGGCCAAGTTAGGTAAAGAAGTAGATAGAACTGAGTGGGGAATGTCTCCTCAAACTGTTAACGCTTATTTTAATCCTGTAAACAACGAAATCGTATTCCCAGCAGCTATTTTACAACCTCCTTTTTATAACTACAAAGCTGATGAAGCTGTAAACTATGGAGGAATTGGAGCTGTTATTGGCCACGAAATTTCACATAGTTTTGATGATTCTGGAGCTCGTTTTGACGGTGACGGAAACTTAAAAAATTGGTGGACAGAAGAAGATTCAGAAAAGTTCAAAGAAGCAGGAAGTAAATTAATAAAGCAATTTAGTGATATTGTTGCTATTGATAGTATGAACTTAAATGGTGAGTTTACTTTAGGTGAAAATATTGGTGATTTAGGTGGTGTACAAGCTGCTTATGAAGGATTACAAATTTTCTTAGAAAAGAATGGTCGTCCAGAAAAAATTGACGGATTTACTCCTGAACAACGTTTCTTTCTTTCTTGGGGAACTATTTGGAGAACTAAAATGCGTGATGAAGCATTAAAAAACCGTATCATGACTGATACACACGCTCCTGGAATGTACAGAGCTTATATGCCTCTTAAAAACGTAGATGCTTTTTATGAAGCATTTGATGTTAAAGAAGGAGACAAAATGTACTTAAAACCAGAAGATCGTGTAAGAATTTGGTAA
- a CDS encoding prolyl oligopeptidase family serine peptidase, producing MRKILLPIICAGTILVSCKEEKQSKKNISVNYPETTKKPVVDEYFGTKVTDNYRWLEDDRSTETEAWVKAENEVTFDYLDKIPYRKQLKDRLSELWNYEKVGTPFKEGDYTYFYKNNGLQNQYVLYRKDKEGKEEVFLDPNTFAEDGTTSLGSVSFTKDGKTVAYAISEGGSDWRKVIIMDAETKEIKEDTLVDVKFSGIAWKGNEGFYYSSYDKPKGSELSAKTDQHKLYFHKLGTPQSSDEVIFGATPEEKHRYVGGYLTEDNKYLLISASTSTSGNKLFIKDLTNPNSKLTPIIDNFDSDTGVIDSRGSKLYLVTNLNAPNKKIVTVDAANPTPENWVDFIPETENVLSPSTGAGYFFAKYMVDAVSKVLQYDFDGKLIREVKLPGVGSAGGFGGKTDAKELYFSFTNYNTPSSSYKFNPEDGTYELYWKPAISFNADEYESKQVFYTSKDGTKVPMIITYKKGLELNGKNPTILYGYGGFNVSLTPSFSIANAVWMEQGGVYAVPNLRGGGEYGKKWHDAGTQLKKQNVFDDFIAAAEYLIKENYTSSDYLAIRGGSNGGLLVGATMTQRPDLMKVALPAVGVLDMLRYHTFTAGAGWAYDYGTSEQSKEMFEYLKGYSPVHNVKEGTQYPATMVTTGDHDDRVVPAHSFKFAAELQEKQQGDNPVLIRIETNAGHGAGTPVAKTIEQYADIFGFTLFNMGFETLPNAPKSKIKS from the coding sequence ATGAGAAAAATCCTTCTTCCCATTATTTGTGCAGGAACAATTTTAGTTTCTTGTAAAGAAGAAAAGCAATCTAAAAAAAATATTAGTGTGAACTATCCAGAAACAACTAAAAAGCCTGTTGTAGATGAATATTTTGGTACTAAAGTAACTGATAACTATCGTTGGTTAGAAGACGATAGAAGTACCGAAACTGAAGCTTGGGTAAAAGCTGAAAATGAAGTTACTTTCGATTACTTAGACAAAATTCCATATCGTAAACAGTTAAAAGACCGTTTATCTGAGTTATGGAACTATGAAAAAGTAGGAACTCCATTTAAAGAAGGTGATTACACCTATTTTTATAAAAACAATGGATTACAAAACCAATATGTTCTATACAGAAAAGATAAAGAGGGTAAAGAAGAAGTTTTCTTAGATCCTAATACGTTTGCTGAAGATGGAACTACATCGTTAGGTTCAGTAAGCTTTACCAAAGACGGAAAAACTGTAGCCTATGCAATCTCTGAAGGAGGAAGTGATTGGAGAAAGGTTATTATAATGGATGCTGAAACCAAAGAAATTAAAGAAGATACTTTAGTTGATGTAAAATTTTCTGGAATAGCTTGGAAAGGAAACGAAGGTTTTTACTATTCTAGTTATGACAAACCTAAAGGAAGTGAATTATCTGCTAAAACAGATCAACATAAATTATACTTCCATAAGTTAGGAACTCCTCAAAGTTCCGATGAAGTTATTTTTGGGGCTACTCCAGAAGAAAAACACCGTTATGTTGGTGGATATTTAACAGAAGACAACAAATATCTATTAATTTCTGCTTCAACCTCAACTTCTGGAAACAAGTTATTTATTAAAGATTTAACAAACCCTAATAGTAAATTAACACCTATCATTGACAATTTTGATAGTGATACTGGTGTAATAGACAGTAGAGGAAGTAAATTATACTTAGTTACTAACTTGAATGCTCCTAACAAGAAAATTGTTACTGTAGATGCTGCAAACCCAACACCTGAAAACTGGGTAGATTTTATTCCTGAAACTGAAAATGTATTATCTCCATCAACAGGAGCTGGGTACTTCTTTGCAAAGTATATGGTAGATGCTGTTTCTAAAGTATTACAATATGATTTTGATGGAAAATTAATCAGAGAAGTAAAATTACCAGGCGTAGGTTCTGCAGGTGGTTTTGGAGGAAAAACTGATGCAAAAGAATTATACTTCTCTTTCACAAACTATAACACTCCTAGTTCTTCATATAAGTTCAACCCAGAAGATGGAACTTATGAACTATATTGGAAGCCTGCTATTTCGTTCAACGCAGATGAGTATGAAAGTAAACAAGTATTCTACACGTCAAAAGATGGAACAAAAGTTCCTATGATTATTACCTATAAAAAAGGATTAGAGTTAAACGGTAAAAATCCAACTATTTTATATGGTTATGGCGGATTCAATGTAAGCTTAACTCCTAGCTTTAGTATTGCCAATGCCGTTTGGATGGAACAAGGTGGTGTATATGCTGTACCAAACTTACGTGGTGGTGGTGAATATGGTAAAAAATGGCACGATGCAGGTACACAGTTAAAAAAGCAAAATGTATTTGATGATTTTATTGCTGCTGCTGAATACCTAATTAAAGAAAATTATACTTCTTCTGATTACTTAGCTATTAGAGGAGGATCAAACGGAGGTTTATTAGTAGGAGCTACGATGACACAACGTCCTGATTTAATGAAGGTAGCTTTACCTGCAGTAGGCGTGTTAGATATGTTACGTTACCACACATTTACAGCTGGAGCAGGTTGGGCGTATGACTACGGAACTTCTGAACAAAGCAAAGAAATGTTTGAATACTTAAAAGGATATTCACCAGTACACAATGTAAAAGAAGGTACTCAATATCCTGCAACTATGGTAACCACAGGAGACCATGACGATCGTGTAGTACCAGCTCACAGTTTTAAGTTTGCTGCTGAATTACAAGAGAAACAACAAGGAGACAACCCTGTATTAATTAGAATTGAAACCAATGCGGGTCATGGAGCAGGAACTCCTGTAGCAAAAACTATTGAGCAGTATGCTGATATTTTTGGATTTACATTATTCAACATGGGCTTTGAAACATTACCAAATGCTCCAAAATCGAAAATAAAAAGTTAA
- the trxA gene encoding thioredoxin: MTENLNKEAFLKKVFNYEENKEWKFEGELPAIIDFYADWCGPCKALAPVLEELSAEYEGKVHIYKIDTEAEQELAAAFGIRSIPSMLFCPANDEPQMAHGALPKKQIEQIIEDVLKVKK; the protein is encoded by the coding sequence ATGACTGAAAATTTAAACAAAGAAGCTTTTTTAAAAAAGGTTTTTAATTATGAAGAAAATAAAGAATGGAAGTTTGAAGGAGAATTACCTGCAATAATTGATTTTTATGCTGATTGGTGTGGACCATGTAAAGCATTAGCTCCTGTTTTGGAAGAATTAAGTGCAGAGTATGAAGGGAAAGTTCATATTTATAAAATAGATACAGAAGCAGAACAAGAATTAGCTGCTGCTTTTGGAATAAGAAGTATTCCTTCTATGTTATTTTGTCCTGCTAACGATGAACCTCAAATGGCTCATGGAGCATTACCAAAAAAACAAATTGAACAAATAATAGAGGATGTTTTAAAGGTTAAAAAATAA
- a CDS encoding ribonucleotide-diphosphate reductase subunit beta: MASIEPILQENKDRFVIFPIQHNDLWEWYKKQQACFWTAEEIDLHSDLTDWNTKLTDDERYFIKHVLAFFAASDGIVNENLAENFVNEVQYSEAKFFYGFQIMMENIHSETYSLLIDTYIKDEEEKDRLFKAIEVFPAIKKKADWALKWIESDSFAERLIAFAAVEGIFFSGSFCSIFWLKKRGLLPGLTFSNELISRDEGMHCDFAVHLHNNHLVNKVPKERIRDIIISALDIEREFITESLPVSLIGMNATLMTQYLEYVTDRLLLEFGCEKEYESTNPFDFMEMISLEGKTNFFEKRVSEYQKAGVKSGGTGSISFDADF, encoded by the coding sequence ATGGCATCGATTGAACCAATTTTACAAGAAAACAAAGACAGATTTGTAATTTTTCCAATTCAACATAATGACTTATGGGAATGGTATAAAAAGCAACAAGCTTGTTTTTGGACTGCTGAAGAAATTGATTTACATTCAGACTTAACAGACTGGAACACTAAACTAACAGACGATGAGCGTTACTTTATTAAGCATGTTTTAGCATTTTTTGCTGCATCTGATGGAATTGTAAATGAAAATTTAGCAGAAAACTTTGTAAATGAAGTTCAATACTCAGAAGCAAAATTCTTTTATGGTTTCCAAATCATGATGGAAAATATTCATTCAGAAACGTATTCATTATTAATTGATACATATATAAAGGATGAAGAAGAGAAAGATAGGTTATTCAAGGCAATTGAAGTTTTTCCAGCAATTAAAAAGAAAGCAGATTGGGCTTTAAAATGGATTGAATCTGATTCGTTTGCTGAGCGTTTAATTGCTTTTGCAGCAGTTGAAGGAATTTTCTTTTCAGGTTCTTTCTGTTCAATTTTCTGGTTAAAGAAACGTGGGTTATTACCTGGGTTAACATTCTCAAACGAGTTAATTTCTCGTGATGAGGGTATGCATTGTGATTTTGCTGTACACTTACACAACAATCACTTAGTAAACAAAGTGCCAAAAGAAAGAATAAGAGATATTATTATCTCAGCTTTAGATATTGAAAGAGAATTTATAACGGAGTCTTTACCTGTGAGTTTAATAGGTATGAATGCAACGTTAATGACTCAGTATTTAGAATATGTTACCGATAGACTACTTTTAGAATTCGGATGCGAAAAAGAGTATGAGTCTACCAATCCATTTGATTTCATGGAAATGATTTCTTTGGAAGGAAAAACTAACTTCTTTGAAAAAAGAGTATCAGAGTACCAAAAAGCCGGAGTAAAATCTGGAGGTACAGGAAGCATCAGCTTTGATGCAGATTTTTAG